A single window of Microbacterium oryzae DNA harbors:
- a CDS encoding CpaF family protein has product MTPVMSVVAERVRDRLRADQTDPSRVPDAVRRIAQAEVRRHNDFALARGLAPVDDEQAAVREVLAAVTGYGPLQEHLDDPSVEELWINAPDKIFVARDGVSERLPLALTDSAVRDLVERMLHATGRRIDLSQPFVDAALPDGSRLHVVLGGIARRHWAVNIRKFLPHVRSLEQLEEIGSLAPEAAALLRDAMRHGRSVLVSGATHAGKTTLLGALIAACPPSHRIVTVEETFELGVDAPDLVALQGRQPSLEGTGEITLRRLVKEALRMRPDRIVVGEVRDAEALDLLLALNTGIPGAATIHANSAFDALGKLAALPLLAGRNIGREFVVPAIAASVDLVVHCQRAEDGRRRVQEIIAPTGRVDDGVPETRTLFRTGERWR; this is encoded by the coding sequence GTGACCCCCGTCATGAGCGTCGTCGCCGAGCGAGTCCGGGACCGGCTGAGAGCCGACCAGACCGATCCCTCGCGGGTGCCCGACGCCGTGCGCCGGATCGCGCAGGCGGAGGTGCGTCGGCACAACGACTTCGCCCTGGCACGCGGACTGGCACCGGTCGACGACGAGCAGGCGGCCGTGCGCGAGGTGCTCGCGGCGGTCACCGGATACGGCCCGCTGCAGGAGCATCTCGACGACCCGTCCGTGGAGGAGCTCTGGATCAACGCACCGGACAAGATCTTCGTCGCGCGAGACGGGGTCTCCGAGCGCCTCCCGCTGGCGCTCACCGATTCCGCCGTGCGCGACCTCGTGGAGCGGATGCTCCATGCGACGGGCCGGCGCATCGACCTGTCGCAGCCGTTCGTCGACGCGGCGCTCCCCGACGGCTCGCGTCTGCATGTGGTCCTGGGCGGCATCGCGCGGCGTCACTGGGCCGTGAACATCCGCAAGTTCCTGCCGCACGTGCGGAGCCTGGAGCAGCTGGAGGAGATCGGATCGCTGGCGCCGGAGGCCGCCGCGCTGCTCCGTGACGCGATGCGACACGGGCGCAGCGTGCTGGTGTCCGGCGCCACGCATGCGGGCAAGACCACGCTCCTCGGCGCGCTCATCGCGGCCTGCCCGCCCTCGCACCGGATCGTGACGGTCGAGGAGACGTTCGAGCTGGGCGTGGATGCGCCCGATCTCGTCGCGCTCCAGGGGCGCCAGCCGAGCCTGGAGGGCACGGGCGAGATCACGCTCCGCCGCCTGGTGAAGGAGGCGCTGCGGATGCGCCCCGACCGCATCGTCGTGGGCGAGGTGCGCGACGCCGAGGCGCTGGACCTCCTCCTCGCGCTCAACACCGGCATCCCGGGAGCAGCCACGATCCACGCCAACTCCGCCTTCGATGCGCTGGGGAAGCTCGCCGCGCTGCCGCTCCTGGCGGGACGGAACATCGGGCGCGAGTTCGTGGTGCCCGCGATCGCCGCGAGCGTGGATCTCGTCGTGCACTGCCAGCGCGCGGAGGACGGACGCCGCCGAGTGCAGGAGATCATCGCTCCGACGGGGCGCGTGGACGATGGCGTGCCGGAGACGCGCACGCTCTTCCGGACGGGGGAGCGATGGCGGTGA